One genomic region from Bacilli bacterium encodes:
- a CDS encoding alanine dehydrogenase, with protein sequence MLIGIIASSTKKNEKRYPLHYQHINELDEEERKQLIFEEGYPHLDKIKHHESLVIASRKEVFDKADLVIIPKPTKNDFPFFKERQIIWGWPHCVQGKNITEEGIKKQLTYIAFENMYQWRNEEKGRHIFARNNELAGYASVIHAFSSLGLTAGIYGPAFKTAVIGYGSTGRGAISALRGLGANDITVFTRRSKFELTDALPGVKFRRYRVDRNGKTIMDEKPASESLAEYDVIVNCILQNPLHPITFLKRDDALQMKHSLLIVDVSSDEKMGFDFAHPTGFDQPSFEIGKVTYFAVNHSPTYFFESASYEISGALFPFLKHIINNGTYKGNITLERAVDIEEGKITNKAIIEYQHREKTYPYKVIVK encoded by the coding sequence ATGTTAATTGGAATTATTGCAAGTTCGACAAAAAAGAATGAAAAAAGGTATCCGCTTCATTACCAACATATTAATGAGTTGGACGAAGAGGAACGCAAGCAGCTCATTTTTGAGGAAGGATATCCGCATTTGGACAAAATCAAGCACCATGAGAGTTTAGTGATTGCTAGTCGAAAAGAAGTTTTTGATAAGGCCGACTTGGTAATTATTCCCAAGCCGACAAAAAATGATTTTCCTTTCTTTAAGGAGAGACAGATTATTTGGGGATGGCCGCACTGTGTCCAAGGGAAAAATATTACCGAGGAAGGAATTAAAAAACAGCTTACTTATATCGCTTTTGAAAATATGTACCAATGGCGAAACGAAGAAAAAGGAAGACATATTTTTGCTAGAAATAATGAATTGGCTGGCTATGCATCCGTTATACACGCCTTTTCTTCCTTAGGACTAACCGCTGGAATTTATGGTCCGGCATTCAAGACGGCAGTCATTGGATATGGATCAACCGGCAGAGGCGCCATCAGCGCGCTTCGCGGGTTAGGAGCCAATGACATAACAGTATTCACACGGCGGAGCAAATTTGAGCTTACTGATGCTTTGCCAGGAGTTAAGTTTAGACGCTATCGGGTAGATAGAAATGGGAAAACGATTATGGATGAAAAGCCCGCTAGTGAATCTTTGGCTGAATATGATGTGATTGTTAATTGTATTTTACAGAACCCCCTTCATCCAATAACCTTTTTAAAGCGAGATGACGCTTTACAAATGAAGCATTCTTTACTGATTGTTGATGTTAGCAGTGATGAAAAAATGGGATTTGATTTTGCACATCCAACCGGTTTTGACCAGCCTTCATTTGAAATTGGTAAAGTGACTTATTTCGCCGTTAATCACTCACCAACGTACTTTTTTGAGTCGGCATCATATGAAATCAGTGGAGCTTTGTTTCCATTTTTAAAGCACATAATAAATAATGGAACATATAAGGGCAATATCACCTTGGAGCGGGCTGTTGATATTGAAGAAGGTAAAATAACCAACAAGGCAATCATTGAATATCAGCATCGAGAAAAAACCTATCCTTATAAAGTGATTGTAAAATAA